Proteins found in one Crassostrea angulata isolate pt1a10 chromosome 3, ASM2561291v2, whole genome shotgun sequence genomic segment:
- the LOC128178552 gene encoding uncharacterized protein LOC128178552: MNAIYRLFNIKCAACESQKKTSTIPKPDVIDSKIKDQTEETQTQDELEKNKQHKRQLHSMTMLVTAIGCFIFPLTNTFKSRIVEHRVRSSISLGIVGLVFYTQSLYSFYGINHPPLKLLYENPKEYNRLDNENLKVLMKELKNTYVNLYQEMKKKISKPTDEADEKK; this comes from the exons atgaatGCCATCTACAGACTGTTTAATATTAAGTGTGCTGCATGTGAATCACAAAAAAAGACTTCAACCATTCCCAAACCAGATgtcattgacagcaaaataaaagATCAAACTGAAGAAACACAAACCCAGGATGAACTTGAAAAGAACAAACAGCACAAGAGACAGTTACACAGTATGACAATGCTTGTGACAGCCATAGGATGCTTCATATTTCCTCTCACAAACACGTTTAAATCTCGCATTGTTGAGCATCGGGTCCGCTCTTCAATATCATTAGGCATAGTAGGATTAG tGTTTTACACCCAGTCTCTGTATAGTTTTTATGGAATCAATCACCCACCTCTAAAACTTCTGTACGAAAATCCAAAAGAATACAACAGACTGGACAACGAGAATCTGAAAGTTTTAATGAAGGAATTGAAAAATACTTACGTAAACTTATATcaagaaatgaaaaagaaaataagtaaACCAACAGATGAAGCTGATGAAAAGAAATGA
- the LOC128178553 gene encoding uncharacterized protein LOC128178553, translating to MGKIYDLLIEPFVNIVEKRRSQREVALREGRPPTDALAVNQGNRATPAVLTQRDEATSEELSRKEEEECLTCKVIAISTLMMYGTAIILIPTTEKYKQSMKKYLANKNYVLLIFAVHSFVGSGCFAGAVYQGYKLSEMLARRKSVEE from the exons ATGGGGAAGATATATGATTTGCTAATAGAACCTTTCGTAAACATTGTCGAAAAAAGACGTTCACAGAGGGAGGTGGCATTAAGAGAGGGCAGACCACCAACAGATGCGCTGGCGGTCAATCAGGGAAACAGAGCGACCCCTGCAGTATTGACTCAGCGAGACGAGGCAACCTCAGAGGAGCTGTCTCGAAAGGAGGAGGAAGAATGCCTCACCTGTAAAGTAATCGCCATCTCTACCTTGATGATGTATGGGACTGCCATCATACTTATTCCCACCACTGAGAAATACAAACAAAGCATGAAAAAATACCTTGCAAACAAAAACTATGTACTGTTGATATTTGCAGTTCATTCTTTCGTTGGAAGTG gttGTTTTGCAGGTGCTGTTTACCAAGGTTATAAACTATCAGAAATGCTAGCTCGTCGGAAAAGTGTGGAGGAATAA
- the LOC128178555 gene encoding uncharacterized protein LOC128178555 — protein MKRHFLLYSAVLATALSLGYAARQKPRGHLQYFGSHQPAEGEVETLDKFPTSEDFYVIYVAPRIPVKFRQVLTPQNMPAYGLWTDAYLNTTFAREIMYAEYGKKEDMDNSYRYYRMEDFIYDYNFKDIYMFQDVPKSMQGNVSIPFCLRCTFERVLQRVILWMSSGGIQTVLHKDVFDSFYCLLDGTKDFYLVDSSQSGLVEKRHWNKAGAYSEVDVEQVDMFRFPEFQSLPWWRSSLKPGDCIYVPKEWYHHTRSGNHRTLAISYRFLHPPYFNVSGCPRVQSIDRVRNLSSVTLLTKLETARMNMLQKFAGQDEVLASDIETLIKANPRQDGDYVRFFRLVDRNRDRVLSWEELYSFDMKTAMKVANSLFGAERRVKEKPSYKVQLSFASPKIEKMYQQMHGHFHDEL, from the exons ATGAAGAGACACTTTCTATTGTACAGTGCTGTCCTTGCAACTGCTTTATCCCTTGGGTATGCGGCGCGACAGAAACCCAGAGGGCACCTGCAGTATTTTGGATCGCACCAACCAGCCGAGGGGGAGGTTGAAACACTCGACAAGTTTCCGACTTCTGAGGACTTCTACGTAATATATGTGGCTCCAAGAATTCCAGTCAAATTCCGCCAAGTTCTCACTCCCCAAAATATGCCAGCGTATGGTCTTTGGACAGACGCATATTTAAA CACTACTTTTGCCCGAGAAATTATGTACGCCGAATATGGGAAGAAAGAGGATATGGACAACTCGTACCGTTATTACAGAATGGAGGACTTTATATACGACTACAATTTCAAAGATATCTACATGTTTCAAGATGTTCCAAAAAGCATGCAAG GAAACGTTAGCATTCCGTTTTGTTTGCGGTGTACGTTTGAGCGCGTGCTCCAGCGCGTGATTCTGTGGATGAGCAGCGGTGGCATTCAGACTGTTCTCCACAAGGACGTCTTTGACAGCTTCTATTGTTTACTGGATGGGACCAAGGACTTTTATCTAGTTGACAGT AGCCAGTCTGGATTGGTGGAGAAGCGACATTGGAACAAGGCCGGGGCGTACAGTGAAGTGGATGTGGAGCAGGTGGACATGTTCCGGTTCCCAGAGTTCCAAAGTCTACCGTGGTGGAGGTCCAGTCTAAAACCCGGTGACTGCATCTACGTGCCCAAAGA GTGGTACCACCACACAAGGAGCGGGAACCACAGAACGCTGGCCATCAGTTACCGCTTCCTCCACCCACCCTACTTCAATGTGTCGGGCTGTCCTCGGGTTCAGAGTATAGACAGAGTTCGAAACTTGTCATCAGTTACACTTCTAACCAAGCTGGAGACGGCCAG GATGAACATGCTTCAGAAGTTTGCTGGTCAGGACGAAGTGCTGGCGTCAGATATTGAAACACTGATCAAAGCTAATCCACGTCAGGACGGGGACTATGTCAGG TTTTTTAGGCTAGTGGACCGGAACCGAGACCGAGTCCTGAGCTGGGAAGAACTGTACAGCTTTGACATGAAAACCGCTATGAAAGTCGCAAATTCGCTGTTTGGCGCGGAGAGACGCGTGAAGGAGAAACCCAGTTATAAAGTCCAACTCAGTTTCGCCAGTCCCAAGATAGAGAAGATGTACCAGCAAATGCACGGACACTTTCACGACGAGCTGTAG
- the LOC128175132 gene encoding crystal protein-like isoform X2 encodes MCLQPQTPCGTKQSIGLCLPQMSEDCLYLNVYMPLNTSPRSGKAVMVFLHGGGFESYTAGADIYNSEIFARKGDVIVVTVNYRLGALGFLVTGTGSNSATGNYGIKDQRLALEWVNKNIEKFGGNPKNVTLFGQSAGALSALIHLSSRKADSLYQRAIIQSGPFSIPFKSFRQAYSQGVEFSRNLNCPPGDIVCMRSRSPREILDAQASTRSFGNVLQQFMPWSPYHDGDEVPVSPLKAIEKGLIANKSLIIGTTADEGLTYVYNMFPTPLNMMTYSGLLLMINQNEAFTWLSRYSPKNPRDSRAALSSLATDYLFTCPTRQIASDLALSNHNLWLYVFDQGMSFLNGTGILNNCQNNACHGADIPYLFQNVRKVFPLKPEEMSLENDLLVYWTNFAKHGNPNGVGTNSSVAVWPQYHITSSSPNRPRAVMRLQAPTPNAITDYMGRSCDKFKRSDFKI; translated from the exons ATGTGTCTACAGCCGCAGACGCCATGCGGCACCAAGCAGTCGATCGGCTTATGTTTACCACAg aTGTCTGAAGATTGTCTGTACCTGAATGTGTATATGCCCCTAAACACGTCCCCTCGGAGTGGTAAAGCGGTCATGGTATTCCTACACGGCGGCGGGTTCGAGTCTTATACAGCTGGCGCAGACATCTACAACTCGGAGATTTTTGCGAGAAAGGGTGATGTCATAGTTGTAACGGTGAATTATAGACTAG GGGCTCTGGGGTTTTTAGTCACTGGAACTGGCTCAAATTCAGCTACCGGAAATTACGGAATCAAAGACCAGCGTTTGGCCTTGGAGTGGGTGAATaagaatattgaaaaattcGGAGGAAATCCTAAAAAC GTTACGTTGTTTGGACAAAGTGCTGGCGCCTTATCAGCACTTATTCATTTGTCATCCCGAAAGGCAGACAGCCTGTACCAAAGGGCCATCATCCAGAGTGGTCCATTCAGCATTCCATTCAAATCTTTCCGACAAGCATACTCTCAAGGAGTTGAGTTCAGTCGCAATCTCAACTGCCCTCCCGGAGACATTGTTTGCATGCGCTCCAGATCACCGAGGGAGATTCTCGATGCTCAGGCCTCAACAAGATCCTTCGGCAATGTGCTTCAGCAGTTTATGCCATGGTCGCCATATCATGACGGTGATGAAGTACCAGTAAGTCCCCTGAAAGCGATCGAAAAAGGGCTAATAGCAAATAAATCGCTAATTATTGGAACAACCGCTGATGAAGGACTAACGTACGTGTACAATATGTTCCCGACACCCCTTAATATGATGACCTACTCGGGTCTCCTTTTGATGATCAATCAGAACGAGGCTTTCACTTGGCTCTCGAGATATTCTCCAAAGAATCCGCGAGATTCTCGTGCAGCTTTGTCTTCTCTCGCCACGGACTACCTCTTCACTTGCCCTACGAGACAGATCGCGTCTGACTTGGCCCTTTCAAATCACAATCTCTGGTTGTATGTGTTCGATCAAGGAATGTCTTTTTTGAATGGTACTGGCATTCTGAACAACTGTCAAAACAATGCATGCCATGGAGCAGATATCCCGTATTTGTTTCAAAACGTGCGCAAAGTGTTTCCTCTGAAACCAGAAGAAATGAGTTTGGAAAACGACCTCCTTGTGTATTGGACAAACTTTGCCAAACATGGAAATCCAAATGGTGTCGGCACCAACAGTTCAGTTGCTGTGTGGCCCCAGTACCATATTACGTCATCAAGTCCAAACAGGCCTAGGGCAGTGATGCGCCTCCAAGCGCCAACGCCAAATGCAATAACAGATTACATGGGACGTTCTTGTGATAAATTCAAAAGAAGcgattttaaaatatag
- the LOC128175132 gene encoding crystal protein-like isoform X1: MQASFKEIVLAVIFCSLCVSVECVFVETTHGWIQGNVTRDAIVFLGVPFAQPPKRWEDPKVPARWNFIWDARRVRPMCLQPQTPCGTKQSIGLCLPQMSEDCLYLNVYMPLNTSPRSGKAVMVFLHGGGFESYTAGADIYNSEIFARKGDVIVVTVNYRLGALGFLVTGTGSNSATGNYGIKDQRLALEWVNKNIEKFGGNPKNVTLFGQSAGALSALIHLSSRKADSLYQRAIIQSGPFSIPFKSFRQAYSQGVEFSRNLNCPPGDIVCMRSRSPREILDAQASTRSFGNVLQQFMPWSPYHDGDEVPVSPLKAIEKGLIANKSLIIGTTADEGLTYVYNMFPTPLNMMTYSGLLLMINQNEAFTWLSRYSPKNPRDSRAALSSLATDYLFTCPTRQIASDLALSNHNLWLYVFDQGMSFLNGTGILNNCQNNACHGADIPYLFQNVRKVFPLKPEEMSLENDLLVYWTNFAKHGNPNGVGTNSSVAVWPQYHITSSSPNRPRAVMRLQAPTPNAITDYMGRSCDKFKRSDFKI, translated from the exons ATGCAAGCAAGTttcaaagaaattgttttaGCCGTCATATTTTGTTCCTTGTGTGTAAGCGTGGAATGCGTATTTGTTGAAACCACACACGGGTGGATCCAAGGGAATGTGACTCGGGATGCTATTGTATTCCTTGGAGTTCCGTTTGCACAGCCTCCTAAACG ATGGGAGGATCCCAAGGTTCCCGCTCGCTGGAACTTTATATGGGACGCACGACGCGTGCGCCCAATGTGTCTACAGCCGCAGACGCCATGCGGCACCAAGCAGTCGATCGGCTTATGTTTACCACAg aTGTCTGAAGATTGTCTGTACCTGAATGTGTATATGCCCCTAAACACGTCCCCTCGGAGTGGTAAAGCGGTCATGGTATTCCTACACGGCGGCGGGTTCGAGTCTTATACAGCTGGCGCAGACATCTACAACTCGGAGATTTTTGCGAGAAAGGGTGATGTCATAGTTGTAACGGTGAATTATAGACTAG GGGCTCTGGGGTTTTTAGTCACTGGAACTGGCTCAAATTCAGCTACCGGAAATTACGGAATCAAAGACCAGCGTTTGGCCTTGGAGTGGGTGAATaagaatattgaaaaattcGGAGGAAATCCTAAAAAC GTTACGTTGTTTGGACAAAGTGCTGGCGCCTTATCAGCACTTATTCATTTGTCATCCCGAAAGGCAGACAGCCTGTACCAAAGGGCCATCATCCAGAGTGGTCCATTCAGCATTCCATTCAAATCTTTCCGACAAGCATACTCTCAAGGAGTTGAGTTCAGTCGCAATCTCAACTGCCCTCCCGGAGACATTGTTTGCATGCGCTCCAGATCACCGAGGGAGATTCTCGATGCTCAGGCCTCAACAAGATCCTTCGGCAATGTGCTTCAGCAGTTTATGCCATGGTCGCCATATCATGACGGTGATGAAGTACCAGTAAGTCCCCTGAAAGCGATCGAAAAAGGGCTAATAGCAAATAAATCGCTAATTATTGGAACAACCGCTGATGAAGGACTAACGTACGTGTACAATATGTTCCCGACACCCCTTAATATGATGACCTACTCGGGTCTCCTTTTGATGATCAATCAGAACGAGGCTTTCACTTGGCTCTCGAGATATTCTCCAAAGAATCCGCGAGATTCTCGTGCAGCTTTGTCTTCTCTCGCCACGGACTACCTCTTCACTTGCCCTACGAGACAGATCGCGTCTGACTTGGCCCTTTCAAATCACAATCTCTGGTTGTATGTGTTCGATCAAGGAATGTCTTTTTTGAATGGTACTGGCATTCTGAACAACTGTCAAAACAATGCATGCCATGGAGCAGATATCCCGTATTTGTTTCAAAACGTGCGCAAAGTGTTTCCTCTGAAACCAGAAGAAATGAGTTTGGAAAACGACCTCCTTGTGTATTGGACAAACTTTGCCAAACATGGAAATCCAAATGGTGTCGGCACCAACAGTTCAGTTGCTGTGTGGCCCCAGTACCATATTACGTCATCAAGTCCAAACAGGCCTAGGGCAGTGATGCGCCTCCAAGCGCCAACGCCAAATGCAATAACAGATTACATGGGACGTTCTTGTGATAAATTCAAAAGAAGcgattttaaaatatag